In Aureibaculum algae, the following are encoded in one genomic region:
- a CDS encoding alkaline phosphatase PhoX: MKRTVLFLILLIFQYYSIAQSKIADFTSLEPLTQNSNFVIPSTHVFHKIIEEGDALTEGGFLPDNTDFTGYVPINGSNENGYLSINSESAPGAVTVLDINFNTISKLWEKSLSKAIDFSSLVGTIANCSGTVTPWNTVISCEETIFTTDANNDGYNDTGWCVEIDPATKLLIDKRWALGNFKHENIAIHNNLRTVYQGADSDPGYLYKFVADNTKDLSAGKLYIYKGSKEGSGSWILINNTTKSERNSTLAQSDALDATVFKGIEDVEIGPDGWVYFAVKNEDRVYKFQDSDPIIGTAVTQMETYVGNMSYTINHENGTSPVNWGRGNDNLAFDSDGNLWVLQDGENNYIWVVENGHTQSSPKVKIFGRTPAGSEPTGITFSPDYRFLFMSIQHPDDKNNSTFQTDVAGNSIGFHKDISLVIALNGNLGTTLSIDESHSKIRPRIYPNPFKKIVNMDFESVRNAVRISFYNQFGQRLIEKELGSTDYVQIDVSHFDTGIYFLNVFSEGKSLGNYKIVKD; the protein is encoded by the coding sequence ATGAAACGTACGGTTCTCTTTTTGATTTTACTAATTTTCCAATATTACAGTATTGCACAATCTAAAATTGCTGATTTTACATCCTTAGAACCACTAACTCAAAATAGCAATTTTGTAATTCCTTCAACCCATGTTTTTCATAAAATAATTGAAGAAGGCGACGCGTTAACCGAAGGTGGCTTTTTACCAGATAACACAGATTTTACAGGTTATGTACCCATAAACGGAAGTAATGAAAATGGGTACTTAAGCATAAATTCTGAGTCAGCACCTGGTGCAGTAACCGTTTTAGATATAAATTTTAACACTATCTCAAAACTATGGGAAAAATCCTTATCTAAAGCTATAGATTTTTCAAGTTTGGTTGGTACCATAGCTAACTGTTCAGGTACTGTGACACCATGGAATACAGTTATTTCTTGTGAAGAAACAATATTTACAACAGATGCTAATAACGATGGATATAATGATACAGGTTGGTGTGTCGAGATAGACCCTGCTACTAAACTGCTTATAGACAAAAGGTGGGCCTTAGGTAATTTTAAACACGAAAATATTGCCATACACAACAATCTTAGAACCGTTTATCAAGGTGCAGATTCTGATCCCGGCTACTTATATAAATTTGTAGCGGACAATACAAAAGACCTTAGTGCTGGAAAATTATATATTTACAAAGGTTCAAAAGAAGGTTCTGGTAGTTGGATATTGATAAATAACACAACCAAATCGGAAAGAAATTCTACATTAGCTCAAAGTGATGCCCTTGATGCCACAGTTTTTAAAGGAATTGAAGATGTAGAAATTGGGCCCGATGGATGGGTCTATTTTGCGGTTAAAAATGAAGATAGAGTTTATAAATTTCAAGATTCAGATCCCATTATAGGAACCGCAGTAACTCAAATGGAAACCTATGTAGGCAATATGTCTTATACTATAAATCATGAAAATGGTACTTCTCCAGTTAATTGGGGAAGAGGAAATGATAATTTAGCTTTTGATAGTGATGGCAATCTTTGGGTACTGCAAGATGGAGAAAATAATTATATATGGGTAGTTGAAAATGGGCATACACAATCTTCTCCTAAAGTTAAAATTTTTGGACGAACTCCTGCTGGCTCAGAACCAACTGGTATAACTTTTTCGCCGGATTATCGTTTTCTATTTATGTCAATTCAACACCCAGATGACAAAAATAACAGCACATTTCAAACTGATGTAGCCGGCAACTCCATAGGGTTCCACAAGGATATTTCGTTGGTCATTGCGTTAAATGGAAATTTAGGTACAACGCTTTCAATTGATGAATCTCATTCTAAAATAAGACCGAGAATATATCCAAATCCGTTTAAAAAAATAGTAAATATGGATTTTGAAAGTGTACGCAATGCGGTGAGAATTTCATTTTACAATCAGTTTGGACAACGTTTAATTGAAAAAGAACTTGGCTCAACTGATTACGTTCAAATTGATGTCTCTCATTTTGATACCGGTATCTATTTTTTGAATGTATTTTCTGAAGGAAAATCATTAGGTAATTATAAAATTGTTAAAGATTAA
- the yidC gene encoding membrane protein insertase YidC — MEEKKFDVNSLIGFLLLGAIMVWYMYTNQPTPEELEKQRTEQIQDSIQSVQDQITQPSTKTVDSAITTVSPTDSVALSNAQSQLGAFAYSATLPSASANETVIENELLKIKVSNKGGQITDVELKEFKTNAQKPLHLVKDNNALFNINFATTDNRTLNTKDLFFEPTLSKNGENQVLSMKLKVSADQYLEYRYEIKPGDYMLDFAIKSQGMDRAINTTQPLQLNWDFKAYRQEKSIKTENMYGYFYYKADDDVSYLSFTDEDELKDVNWVAYKQHFFTSLLKTETPFSSANVSSTDLVKDEEKDTVFTKLFTLKAPLDMKNGELNYAMNWYYGPTDYKIFKKYKGTDIKDVADLGWGIFGWINRIIFIPVFTFLSTYMTNYGLIIILMTIIVRIIMSPVVYKSYLSSAKMKVLRPEMQAINERLKGKENAMKRQQETMALQRKAGVSPLAGCIPALIQMPVFFALFRFFPSEIGLRQKSFLWADDLSSYDMVAQLPFKIWFYGDHVSLFPILASIAIFFYMRMTQSQQMNMQQPTQEGMPDMSKMMKYMMYFSPLMMLFFFNNYASSLSLYYFVSNLLTIVIMLVIKNFIIDEDKIHAQIQENKAKPEKKKSKFKQRLDDAMKQAQVQQEQKKKNK; from the coding sequence ATGGAAGAAAAGAAATTTGATGTCAATTCGCTCATAGGTTTTTTATTATTAGGTGCTATTATGGTTTGGTATATGTATACCAATCAACCAACACCTGAAGAACTTGAAAAGCAAAGAACTGAGCAAATACAAGATTCAATACAAAGCGTTCAAGACCAAATAACTCAACCGTCTACAAAGACCGTTGACTCAGCAATTACAACTGTAAGCCCTACAGACTCTGTGGCTCTTTCTAATGCTCAAAGCCAATTAGGTGCTTTTGCATATAGTGCCACTTTACCCTCTGCATCGGCTAATGAAACTGTTATTGAAAACGAATTATTAAAAATTAAAGTTTCTAATAAAGGGGGTCAAATAACAGATGTTGAGCTCAAAGAATTTAAAACAAACGCTCAAAAACCATTACATCTTGTTAAAGATAATAATGCTCTTTTTAATATCAACTTTGCGACAACAGATAATAGAACTTTAAATACAAAAGATCTATTTTTTGAACCAACCTTATCTAAAAATGGCGAAAACCAAGTACTTTCTATGAAACTGAAAGTATCGGCTGACCAATATTTAGAATATCGTTACGAGATTAAGCCAGGAGATTACATGCTCGATTTTGCTATAAAATCTCAAGGTATGGATAGGGCAATAAATACCACACAACCTTTACAATTAAATTGGGACTTTAAAGCCTACCGTCAAGAAAAAAGTATAAAGACCGAAAACATGTACGGTTATTTCTACTATAAAGCTGATGATGATGTAAGTTACTTAAGCTTTACAGATGAAGATGAATTAAAAGATGTAAACTGGGTTGCCTACAAACAACACTTTTTTACTTCTTTATTAAAAACCGAGACTCCTTTCAGTTCTGCAAATGTTTCTTCTACAGATTTAGTAAAAGATGAAGAAAAGGACACCGTCTTTACAAAGCTGTTTACTTTGAAAGCACCATTAGATATGAAAAATGGTGAGCTTAATTATGCCATGAACTGGTATTATGGGCCTACAGATTATAAAATATTTAAAAAATATAAAGGCACAGACATTAAAGATGTGGCTGACCTAGGTTGGGGTATTTTTGGTTGGATTAACAGAATTATTTTTATCCCGGTATTTACTTTTTTAAGTACGTACATGACAAATTATGGATTAATAATTATTTTAATGACCATAATTGTTCGGATAATTATGTCGCCTGTAGTATACAAATCTTATTTATCTAGTGCAAAAATGAAGGTGTTAAGACCCGAAATGCAAGCGATAAATGAAAGACTTAAAGGTAAGGAAAACGCAATGAAGCGTCAACAAGAAACAATGGCCTTACAACGTAAAGCAGGTGTTAGCCCACTAGCCGGTTGTATACCCGCGTTAATTCAAATGCCAGTATTCTTTGCCTTATTTAGATTTTTCCCATCAGAAATAGGTTTACGTCAAAAAAGCTTTTTATGGGCAGATGATTTATCTTCTTATGATATGGTTGCTCAATTACCCTTTAAAATTTGGTTTTATGGAGATCACGTGAGTTTATTTCCAATCTTAGCATCTATAGCTATATTCTTTTATATGCGTATGACGCAAAGTCAACAAATGAATATGCAGCAGCCCACTCAAGAAGGTATGCCTGATATGAGTAAAATGATGAAATACATGATGTACTTCTCTCCTCTTATGATGCTTTTCTTTTTTAATAATTATGCAAGTAGTTTGAGTTTATACTATTTTGTATCTAACTTACTTACTATTGTAATTATGTTGGTTATTAAGAATTTTATTATCGACGAAGATAAAATTCACGCTCAAATACAAGAAAACAAAGCCAAGCCTGAAAAGAAAAAAAGCAAGTTTAAACAACGTTTAGATGACGCTATGAAGCAAGCACAAGTGCAACAAGAACAAAAAAAGAAAAACAAATAA
- the ggt gene encoding gamma-glutamyltransferase: protein MKKILLILSICFLVIQCKKSAPKTTILETEDHRTYGILADSAMVVSAREEASKIGLAIMKQGGNAFDAMVATDLSLLVSYPFAGNIGGGGFMVYRLKDGKTGSIDYREKAPLKASRDMYLDKKGNVIPNKSTLGAMAVGVPGTVAGLFEVHKKFGTLPIEKLMQPAIDLATNGVVVTKHQARMLNAYRPLFEKANKRTILLDKEWQVGDTIKYPALALTLTRIKDNGRDEFYKGKTADMLVEYVQSLGGIITKEDLASYEAQWRKPITFDYKGNKIISMSPPSSGGICIGQILKSIEPYNINQYAHNSLEYVQLITEAERRTYADRSEFLGDPDFVHVPIDTLLSPYYLSQRMSDFNWDKATKSTDITYGEITLPESDETTHYSIIDQFGNAVAVTTTINGAYGSKVYVKDAGFFLNNEMDDFSSKPGEPNMFGLLGAEANAIAPQKRMLSAMTPTIVEKEGKLKMVIGTPGGSTIITSVMQNILNVLEYDMTMQESVSQPRFHHQWYPDDIKFETTFDSIIFPALRNKGYNIDQSNSRIIGKVDAILVLPNGKLEGGADPRGDDSAEGF from the coding sequence ATGAAAAAAATCCTACTTATTTTAAGCATTTGCTTCCTTGTCATACAATGTAAAAAAAGTGCCCCAAAAACTACAATACTTGAAACCGAAGATCATAGAACCTATGGTATTCTTGCCGATTCTGCCATGGTGGTATCTGCGAGAGAAGAGGCTTCCAAAATTGGATTAGCTATTATGAAACAGGGTGGCAATGCTTTTGACGCTATGGTTGCCACTGATTTATCATTGCTCGTTTCCTATCCATTTGCAGGCAATATTGGAGGTGGTGGTTTTATGGTTTATCGATTAAAGGATGGTAAAACAGGAAGTATTGATTATCGTGAAAAAGCTCCTCTCAAAGCCTCGAGAGATATGTATTTAGATAAAAAAGGGAATGTAATTCCCAATAAAAGCACCTTGGGAGCTATGGCAGTTGGCGTGCCTGGCACTGTGGCTGGGTTATTTGAAGTTCATAAAAAATTTGGTACCCTACCCATTGAAAAACTTATGCAACCTGCCATAGATTTAGCTACGAACGGTGTTGTTGTTACCAAACACCAAGCGAGAATGTTGAATGCATACCGCCCTCTTTTTGAGAAAGCAAACAAACGGACTATCCTTTTAGATAAAGAATGGCAGGTTGGTGATACTATAAAATATCCCGCACTAGCGTTAACATTAACAAGAATAAAAGATAATGGCAGAGATGAATTCTATAAAGGAAAAACAGCTGATATGTTGGTGGAATATGTTCAAAGTTTAGGTGGAATTATAACAAAAGAAGATTTAGCAAGCTATGAAGCACAATGGAGAAAACCAATAACATTTGACTATAAAGGTAATAAGATTATTTCTATGTCTCCACCATCTAGTGGTGGAATTTGTATTGGTCAAATTTTAAAAAGTATTGAGCCCTATAACATCAATCAATATGCTCATAACTCTTTAGAATATGTTCAATTAATAACAGAAGCAGAACGAAGAACTTATGCCGATCGATCTGAATTTTTAGGCGACCCTGATTTTGTACATGTGCCTATTGACACCTTACTTTCCCCCTATTACTTATCGCAAAGAATGTCTGATTTTAATTGGGATAAGGCCACCAAATCTACCGATATTACGTATGGCGAAATCACCTTACCAGAAAGTGACGAAACAACACACTATTCTATTATTGATCAGTTTGGAAATGCCGTAGCAGTTACCACTACAATAAATGGAGCTTATGGATCTAAAGTGTATGTTAAGGATGCAGGATTCTTTCTAAATAATGAAATGGACGACTTTAGTTCTAAACCCGGTGAGCCCAATATGTTTGGATTATTAGGTGCGGAAGCTAATGCGATTGCCCCTCAAAAAAGAATGTTAAGTGCTATGACGCCTACCATTGTAGAAAAAGAGGGGAAACTTAAAATGGTGATTGGCACGCCTGGTGGTTCAACAATTATCACCTCGGTAATGCAAAACATTTTAAATGTATTAGAATACGATATGACCATGCAAGAGTCAGTATCGCAACCTAGATTCCATCATCAATGGTATCCAGATGATATTAAATTTGAAACTACCTTTGATAGTATCATATTTCCTGCTTTACGAAATAAAGGTTATAATATTGATCAAAGCAATTCTCGAATTATAGGTAAAGTAGATGCTATTTTAGTTTTACCCAATGGTAAATTAGAAGGTGGTGCCGACCCTAGAGGTGACGATAGTGCAGAAGGATTTTAA
- a CDS encoding acyl carrier protein phosphodiesterase, with translation MNFLAHIYLSGNNDELKIGNFIADGIVGNKYKHLPITVQKGIKLHRKIDSFTDTHPIVRKSKKRLHPRYRHYNGVIIDILYDHYLAKNWSKYSDIELNTYAQQFYTLLTDNHEILPEKIKKLLPYMIKDNWLYNYRTIEGIETVLIGMNKRTKNISKMNLAIEDLQLYYTDFEDDFTTFFEDLRNLSSEQTKIILNK, from the coding sequence ATGAACTTTTTAGCACATATTTATCTCTCTGGTAATAACGATGAACTTAAAATTGGTAATTTTATTGCTGATGGAATTGTTGGAAATAAATATAAACACCTTCCTATTACTGTTCAAAAAGGGATTAAACTTCATCGAAAAATTGATTCATTTACAGATACACACCCAATTGTTCGTAAGAGTAAAAAAAGACTTCATCCAAGATACCGACATTATAATGGCGTAATTATTGATATTTTATATGATCACTATTTGGCCAAAAATTGGTCAAAATACAGCGATATAGAACTGAATACGTATGCACAACAGTTTTATACACTATTAACGGACAATCATGAAATTCTTCCTGAAAAAATTAAAAAGCTATTGCCTTATATGATAAAAGACAATTGGTTGTACAATTATAGAACTATTGAAGGGATAGAAACGGTATTAATAGGTATGAATAAAAGAACAAAAAATATCTCTAAAATGAATTTAGCCATTGAAGATTTACAACTTTATTATACTGATTTTGAAGATGACTTTACAACCTTCTTTGAAGATTTACGTAACTTATCATCTGAACAAACAAAAATAATACTTAATAAATAA
- the dnaN gene encoding DNA polymerase III subunit beta — MKFIVSSNQLLKQLQVLGGVINNSNTLPILDNFLFELSNNQLKVSASDLETTMTTIIEAEADEDGKVAINARLLLDTLKTFPEQPLTFVVEENNTLEISSESGKYALAYADGEEFPKAVELEEPSKTVITGDILATAISKTIFASGNDDLRPVMSGVFFQFSKENLTFVATDAHKLVKYTRNDVSASEVAEFIMPKKPLNLLKNILSGSQEDVSVEYNDANAKFTIDKTVLVCRLIDGKYPNYEAVIPKENPNKLTLERSSFLNSVRRVSIFSSKTTHQIRLKMAGTELNISAEDIDFSNKADERLKCNYEGDDMQIGFNSKFLSEMLNNLESNEILLEMSLPNRAGILTPIDGLEEGEHITMLVMPVMLNG, encoded by the coding sequence ATGAAATTTATAGTTTCAAGTAATCAATTATTAAAGCAACTTCAAGTTTTAGGAGGTGTTATCAATAATAGCAATACATTACCAATTTTAGACAATTTCTTATTTGAATTGTCAAATAATCAGTTAAAAGTTTCTGCATCAGATTTAGAAACTACAATGACTACAATTATTGAAGCTGAGGCTGACGAAGATGGTAAAGTTGCCATCAATGCAAGATTATTATTAGATACTTTAAAAACTTTTCCAGAACAACCCTTAACCTTTGTTGTTGAAGAAAATAATACGCTTGAAATCAGCTCTGAAAGTGGTAAGTATGCCTTAGCATATGCTGATGGTGAAGAATTTCCGAAAGCAGTTGAATTAGAAGAACCTAGTAAAACTGTAATTACAGGAGATATATTAGCAACTGCAATATCTAAAACTATTTTTGCTTCTGGTAACGACGATTTACGTCCTGTAATGAGTGGTGTTTTCTTTCAATTTTCTAAAGAAAATTTAACTTTTGTAGCTACAGATGCTCATAAACTGGTTAAATATACACGTAATGATGTTAGTGCAAGTGAAGTCGCTGAGTTTATTATGCCTAAAAAACCATTGAACTTATTAAAGAACATTCTATCAGGTTCGCAAGAAGACGTTAGTGTTGAATATAACGATGCGAATGCCAAATTTACTATAGACAAAACAGTTTTAGTTTGTCGTCTAATTGATGGTAAGTATCCAAATTACGAAGCGGTTATTCCTAAAGAGAACCCAAATAAGTTAACCTTAGAAAGAAGTTCATTTTTAAATTCTGTTCGTCGTGTTTCTATATTCTCAAGCAAAACGACACATCAAATACGTTTAAAAATGGCAGGCACTGAATTAAATATCTCTGCAGAAGATATTGACTTTTCAAATAAAGCAGACGAACGCTTAAAATGTAACTATGAAGGTGATGATATGCAAATAGGTTTTAATTCTAAATTTTTATCAGAGATGTTAAACAATTTAGAATCAAATGAAATTTTATTAGAAATGTCATTACCCAATAGAGCTGGAATTTTGACACCTATTGATGGTTTAGAAGAAGGTGAGCATATTACAATGCTTGTTATGCCTGTAATGTTAAATGGTTAA